One genomic window of Cetobacterium somerae ATCC BAA-474 includes the following:
- a CDS encoding GntR family transcriptional regulator has product MSRENSNSAYAYKILKRNIFELNLKPGSELSEKVIGEKLGMSRTPIREALILLKHDQLIESIPQKGTFVTKISAQKVLEAKVLRVALETAAFERVIEALDEEFIEDLRTNIKMQRVYCEGNRNYLEFHKMDNDFHKMIFEKAGIPGLWELALNGTGHYQRVRVLNAKNKTSDISVVKEHEEILEALEKKDIDKLRGMLEHHLGRTLLKLKKLEAENPEYFEVKEEVTKDDTFILLK; this is encoded by the coding sequence ATGTCAAGAGAAAATAGTAACTCAGCTTACGCATATAAAATATTAAAAAGAAATATATTTGAATTAAATTTAAAACCTGGAAGTGAATTAAGTGAAAAAGTAATAGGTGAAAAATTGGGAATGAGTAGAACTCCTATTAGAGAAGCTTTGATATTATTAAAGCATGATCAACTGATTGAAAGTATTCCACAAAAAGGAACATTTGTAACAAAAATTAGCGCTCAAAAAGTTTTAGAAGCAAAAGTGTTGAGAGTTGCCTTAGAAACTGCAGCTTTTGAAAGAGTTATTGAAGCTTTAGATGAAGAATTTATAGAGGATTTAAGAACAAATATAAAGATGCAAAGGGTTTATTGTGAGGGAAACCGTAATTATCTAGAGTTTCATAAAATGGATAATGATTTTCATAAGATGATTTTTGAAAAAGCTGGAATTCCAGGATTGTGGGAATTAGCATTAAATGGAACAGGTCATTATCAAAGAGTAAGAGTTCTAAACGCTAAAAATAAAACAAGTGATATATCAGTTGTTAAAGAGCATGAGGAAATTTTAGAGGCCTTGGAAAAAAAAGATATAGATAAATTAAGAGGAATGTTAGAACATCACCTAGGAAGAACTCTTCTAAAATTGAAAAAATTAGAAGCTGAGAATCCAGAATATTTTGAGGTAAAAGAAGAAGTAACTAAAGATGACACTTTTATATTGTTAAAATAA
- the cdd gene encoding cytidine deaminase — protein sequence MKKELNEKLILEYVDKAIVARENAYAPYSKFKVGAVLVDENGNETSGANIENGSYGLSNCAERSAVFAAASKGMRKIKLIAVVADTTGPVSPCGACRQVIKEFADDDTIIILGNLKRDYKLMTMEELLPYGFEL from the coding sequence ATGAAAAAAGAATTGAATGAAAAGTTAATTTTAGAATATGTAGATAAAGCTATTGTTGCTAGAGAGAATGCCTATGCTCCTTATTCAAAATTTAAAGTTGGAGCAGTATTAGTAGATGAAAATGGAAATGAAACTTCAGGTGCTAATATTGAAAATGGATCATATGGACTTTCTAACTGTGCTGAAAGAAGTGCAGTTTTTGCAGCGGCAAGTAAAGGTATGAGAAAAATAAAGTTAATAGCTGTAGTTGCGGACACAACAGGACCAGTAAGTCCTTGTGGAGCATGTAGACAGGTTATAAAAGAGTTTGCAGATGATGATACAATAATCATCTTAGGAAATCTAAAAAGAGATTATAAACTAATGACAATGGAAGAATTATTACCATATGGATTTGAACTTTAA
- the deoD gene encoding purine-nucleoside phosphorylase has translation MSVHIGAKKGEIAETVLLPGDPLRAKWIAETFLEDVVCYNEVRGMYGYTGTYKGKRVSVQGTGMGVPSISIYVNELIREYGVKNLIRVGTAGSYREDVKIRDVILAMSSSTTSGMNRLRFGGADYAPTADFGLFMKAAEAAKAKGIEVKGGNVLTADEFYGDNFESYKKWAEFGVLCVEMETAALYTIAAKYNAKALTILTISDSLVTGEETTSQERQTTLTDMIEIALESVAE, from the coding sequence ATGAGCGTACATATAGGAGCAAAAAAAGGAGAAATAGCAGAAACAGTATTATTACCAGGAGATCCATTAAGAGCTAAATGGATAGCAGAAACTTTTTTAGAAGATGTAGTTTGTTATAATGAAGTTAGAGGAATGTATGGATATACAGGAACTTATAAAGGGAAAAGAGTTTCTGTACAGGGAACAGGAATGGGAGTTCCATCAATTTCAATATATGTTAATGAATTAATTAGGGAGTATGGAGTAAAAAATCTAATTAGAGTTGGAACAGCAGGATCTTATAGAGAAGATGTTAAAATAAGAGATGTAATATTAGCTATGTCATCATCAACAACATCAGGAATGAATAGATTGAGATTTGGAGGGGCAGATTATGCACCAACAGCAGATTTTGGACTGTTTATGAAGGCAGCTGAAGCTGCAAAGGCAAAAGGAATAGAAGTTAAAGGTGGAAATGTTTTAACTGCAGATGAGTTCTATGGAGACAATTTTGAATCGTATAAAAAATGGGCAGAGTTTGGTGTGCTTTGTGTTGAGATGGAAACAGCAGCACTGTATACAATAGCAGCAAAATATAATGCAAAAGCTTTGACGATATTAACGATTTCAGATTCTTTGGTTACTGGTGAAGAAACAACATCTCAAGAAAGACAAACAACTTTAACAGATATGATTGAAATAGCATTAGAAAGTGTAGCGGAGTAA
- a CDS encoding phosphopentomutase, which yields MEKIERVTLIVLDSAGIGALPDAKEFGDEGTNTLGNIALATGGLNLKNMEQLGLGNITEILGVDEVENAKGAYGKAAELSKGKDTTTGHWEIAGIVQEKAFPTYANGFPKETIEAFEKATGRKVLCNLPYSGTDVLDVYGEEQLATGAWIVYTSADPVFQIAANEEMISLDELYSACKKALEICSDLSPVARVIARPYTGKKAGEFVRTSNRHDYSVEPPIESMLDRVKNSGLDVIGIGKTSDIFAGVGITESRGTNKDNLDGILKTIEELKKDTKGIIFTNLVDFDMKYGHRRDPKGYKLALEEFDNYLPEIMENLKENELLILTADHGCDPTYKGSDHTREYIPLLVYGKKLKENVDLGIQNGFSTIAATVEDLLLGKTNLKGSFADKIIK from the coding sequence ATGGAAAAAATAGAAAGAGTTACTTTAATAGTGCTAGATAGTGCTGGAATAGGGGCTTTACCAGATGCAAAAGAGTTTGGAGATGAAGGAACAAATACATTGGGAAATATAGCTCTTGCAACAGGTGGATTAAATTTAAAAAACATGGAGCAGCTAGGATTAGGTAATATTACAGAAATTTTAGGTGTAGATGAAGTTGAGAATGCAAAAGGTGCATATGGAAAAGCAGCTGAACTTTCGAAGGGAAAAGATACGACGACAGGACACTGGGAAATTGCTGGAATTGTTCAAGAAAAAGCATTTCCAACTTATGCAAATGGTTTTCCAAAAGAAACAATAGAAGCGTTTGAAAAGGCAACAGGAAGAAAAGTGCTTTGTAACTTACCATACTCTGGAACAGATGTTTTAGATGTATATGGAGAGGAGCAATTAGCAACAGGGGCTTGGATTGTCTACACATCAGCTGATCCAGTGTTTCAAATAGCTGCTAATGAAGAGATGATATCTTTAGATGAACTTTATTCAGCTTGTAAAAAAGCTTTAGAAATTTGTAGTGACTTATCTCCTGTGGCAAGAGTTATTGCAAGACCTTATACTGGTAAGAAAGCTGGAGAGTTTGTAAGAACGTCTAATAGACATGACTATTCAGTTGAGCCACCAATTGAGAGTATGCTAGATAGAGTTAAAAATTCTGGTTTAGATGTTATTGGAATTGGAAAAACTAGTGACATATTTGCTGGAGTAGGAATAACTGAAAGTAGAGGAACTAACAAAGATAATTTAGATGGAATTTTAAAAACTATTGAAGAATTAAAAAAAGATACAAAAGGAATTATATTTACAAATTTAGTTGATTTTGACATGAAGTATGGACATAGAAGAGATCCAAAAGGTTATAAATTAGCTTTAGAAGAGTTTGATAATTATCTTCCAGAAATTATGGAAAATTTAAAAGAGAATGAACTTCTTATATTAACAGCAGATCATGGATGTGATCCAACTTATAAAGGTAGTGATCATACAAGAGAGTATATTCCATTATTAGTATATGGAAAGAAGTTAAAAGAAAACGTTGATTTAGGAATTCAAAATGGATTCTCAACAATAGCAGCAACTGTAGAAGATCTTTTATTAGGAAAAACTAATTTAAAAGGAAGTTTTGCTGATAAAATTATAAAATAA
- a CDS encoding BMP family lipoprotein: protein MRKIVTFVMSMMLAIGLFAAKPTKVGIVLSTGGLGDKSFNDAAYRGLEQAQKDLGIEFKYVEPASPAEDEEFLREYAEAGYDLIIATGFQMTESARTVAADYPDAKFLMIDDVIDLPNVKSMVFKEEEGSFLVGVIAGLMTKNNAVGFVGGMENPLIKKFEVGFKQGAEYVNPKVKFFSVYTTGPNPFNDPVRGKENAISEINQGADVIYHAAGGTGMGVIAAAKEKGVFAIGVDSNQDAVEPGTVLTSMLKNVDVGVFDTVKALTKGEFVPGLAVYGAKENGVGVTNFEFTKEIIGADKLAKFEEIKAKLMAGEIKVSDK, encoded by the coding sequence ATGAGAAAAATAGTTACTTTTGTAATGTCAATGATGTTAGCAATTGGATTATTTGCAGCGAAACCAACTAAAGTAGGAATAGTTCTTTCTACTGGAGGATTAGGGGATAAGTCATTTAATGATGCTGCTTACAGAGGATTAGAGCAAGCACAAAAGGATTTAGGAATTGAATTTAAATATGTAGAACCAGCATCACCTGCTGAAGATGAAGAGTTCTTAAGAGAGTATGCTGAAGCAGGATATGATTTAATAATTGCTACAGGATTCCAAATGACAGAATCAGCAAGAACAGTAGCAGCAGATTATCCAGATGCTAAATTTTTAATGATTGATGATGTAATAGATTTACCAAATGTAAAATCTATGGTATTTAAAGAGGAAGAGGGATCTTTCTTAGTTGGAGTTATAGCTGGATTAATGACTAAAAATAATGCAGTAGGATTTGTTGGAGGAATGGAGAATCCTTTAATTAAGAAATTTGAAGTAGGATTTAAACAGGGTGCAGAGTATGTTAACCCGAAAGTTAAGTTCTTCTCTGTATATACAACAGGACCAAATCCATTTAATGACCCAGTAAGAGGTAAAGAGAATGCAATTTCTGAAATTAACCAAGGTGCAGATGTAATATATCATGCAGCTGGTGGAACAGGAATGGGAGTTATAGCAGCAGCAAAAGAGAAGGGTGTATTTGCTATTGGTGTTGACTCAAATCAAGATGCAGTTGAACCAGGAACAGTTTTAACATCTATGTTAAAAAATGTTGATGTTGGAGTTTTCGATACAGTTAAAGCTTTAACTAAAGGTGAATTCGTACCAGGATTAGCTGTTTACGGAGCAAAAGAAAATGGAGTTGGAGTAACTAACTTCGAATTTACAAAAGAGATTATAGGTGCAGATAAACTAGCTAAATTTGAGGAAATCAAAGCTAAATTAATGGCTGGAGAAATCAAAGTAAGCGATAAATAA
- a CDS encoding metal-sensitive transcriptional regulator, whose protein sequence is MEDNCSNKICGDKKKLIARANRVEGQIRGIKRMIEEDAYCDDVLNQISSAKAALDGIAKVILENHLRKCVVSGIKNNEENKVIDELIYTLGKMMK, encoded by the coding sequence ATGGAAGATAATTGTTCAAATAAAATCTGTGGTGATAAAAAGAAATTAATCGCTAGAGCTAATAGAGTGGAAGGACAGATTAGAGGAATAAAAAGAATGATTGAAGAGGATGCTTATTGTGATGATGTTTTAAATCAAATATCATCAGCAAAAGCGGCATTAGATGGAATAGCAAAAGTAATATTAGAAAATCACTTGAGAAAGTGTGTTGTATCAGGGATAAAAAATAATGAAGAGAACAAAGTAATCGACGAATTAATATACACATTAGGAAAAATGATGAAATAA
- a CDS encoding heavy metal translocating P-type ATPase produces MEKRYRVGNVTCQSCVALIEKILKSTNGIEEARVNLATEELVVKFDEKVIKEDEVKNKIVPLGYSLDEIKDLKTVTFIIKGLHCQSCVGTVEKIVSGMKGIESIAVNLATEKATVSYDSTIVKLSEIFHMIGKFGYTGERITEEVVDRRAEEKKLELKKEFNEFLVAIIFGAIIFYISMGSMIGLPVPNVIHYDVNPLLFAMVQLILSIPVVYVGRDFYISGFKKLKSKAPSMDSLIALGTGAAFVYSIYGTFKIYEGDIQFVHNLYYESGVVIIALISLGKYLENVSKGKTSEAIKKLMGLQSKRANLFRDGKVVTVDIEEVEVGDVLLIKPGESIPTDGVVVDGISSVDEAMLTGESIPVKKIEGSKVYGATINGTGSLKVKVTETGENTTLSRIIRLVENAQGSKAPIARMADIISSYFVPIVIGIAIISSLIWYIVGSLGLVSLNATPSVFALTILISVLVIACPCSLGLATPTAIMVGTGRGAELGILIKSGEALEKTCKVDTVVFDKTGTITVGKPTVTNILSNRLEENVLLKVVGSLEQNSEHPLADAVIREVNLRKLDMFSVRSFNSITGEGVTGTLEDTPVGDVEVIVGNKKIMDRYSINIDEHIKEGEELFDQGKTVIYIAAKDTYLGMIAIADKVRESSKSVIEELKNIGIDVIMLTGDNERTAKAIAKEVGVTRVIAEVSPEQKYSQIKKLQIAGKKVAMVGDGINDSPALTQADIGIAVGGGADIALESADIVLMSKNIKDVPKAIELSRATMKNIKQNLFWAFIYNGLGIPVAAGILYPFTGHLLNPMIAGAAMAMSSVSVVSNALRLKWFK; encoded by the coding sequence GTGGAAAAAAGATATAGAGTTGGAAATGTAACTTGTCAAAGTTGTGTAGCTTTAATTGAAAAAATATTAAAATCAACAAATGGTATTGAAGAAGCTAGAGTGAATTTGGCTACTGAGGAGTTAGTTGTAAAATTTGATGAAAAAGTTATAAAAGAAGATGAAGTAAAAAATAAAATAGTACCTTTAGGATATAGCTTAGATGAGATTAAAGATTTAAAAACAGTTACATTTATTATAAAAGGTTTACATTGTCAAAGTTGTGTAGGAACAGTTGAAAAAATTGTTTCAGGGATGAAAGGGATAGAATCAATAGCTGTTAATTTAGCCACAGAAAAAGCAACAGTTTCATACGATTCAACTATAGTAAAATTATCAGAAATTTTTCATATGATAGGGAAGTTTGGATATACTGGAGAAAGAATAACAGAAGAAGTCGTTGATAGAAGGGCTGAAGAGAAAAAATTAGAATTAAAAAAAGAGTTTAATGAATTTTTAGTAGCAATAATATTCGGAGCAATAATTTTTTATATATCTATGGGAAGTATGATAGGATTACCAGTTCCAAATGTAATTCATTATGATGTAAATCCATTACTTTTTGCAATGGTTCAATTAATACTTTCTATACCTGTTGTTTATGTTGGGAGAGATTTTTATATATCAGGATTTAAAAAGTTAAAATCGAAAGCTCCTAGTATGGATTCTTTAATAGCTTTAGGAACAGGAGCAGCTTTTGTATATAGTATTTATGGAACGTTTAAAATATACGAAGGTGATATTCAGTTTGTTCATAATCTTTATTATGAATCAGGTGTAGTAATAATTGCTTTGATTTCTTTGGGTAAATATTTAGAAAATGTAAGCAAAGGAAAAACATCAGAAGCTATAAAAAAATTGATGGGCTTACAAAGTAAAAGAGCAAACCTTTTTAGAGATGGTAAAGTGGTAACTGTGGATATTGAAGAGGTAGAAGTTGGAGACGTTCTTTTAATTAAACCAGGAGAATCTATACCTACAGATGGAGTTGTTGTAGATGGAATTTCTAGTGTTGATGAAGCTATGCTAACTGGTGAAAGTATTCCTGTAAAAAAAATAGAGGGAAGTAAAGTTTATGGTGCAACAATAAATGGAACAGGAAGCTTGAAAGTGAAAGTTACTGAAACAGGTGAGAATACAACTCTTTCAAGAATAATAAGACTTGTTGAAAATGCTCAAGGGTCAAAAGCTCCAATAGCAAGAATGGCTGATATAATATCAAGCTATTTTGTACCAATAGTTATAGGGATAGCTATAATATCAAGTTTAATTTGGTATATTGTAGGAAGTTTAGGATTAGTATCTTTAAATGCTACACCAAGTGTATTTGCATTAACTATATTAATATCTGTTTTAGTAATAGCTTGTCCTTGTTCGTTAGGTTTGGCAACTCCAACAGCTATAATGGTTGGAACGGGTAGAGGTGCTGAATTAGGAATTTTAATAAAATCAGGAGAGGCTTTAGAAAAAACATGTAAAGTTGATACTGTTGTATTTGATAAAACAGGAACAATAACAGTTGGAAAACCAACAGTGACAAATATACTTTCAAATAGACTAGAAGAAAATGTACTTTTAAAAGTTGTGGGAAGTTTAGAACAAAACTCAGAACATCCATTGGCTGATGCAGTTATAAGAGAGGTTAATTTAAGAAAGTTAGATATGTTTAGTGTAAGAAGTTTTAACTCTATAACAGGAGAGGGAGTAACAGGGACTTTAGAAGATACACCTGTTGGAGATGTAGAAGTAATTGTAGGAAATAAAAAAATAATGGATAGATATTCTATAAATATAGATGAGCATATAAAAGAGGGAGAGGAACTTTTTGATCAAGGAAAAACAGTGATATATATAGCTGCTAAAGATACATATTTAGGTATGATTGCCATAGCAGATAAAGTAAGAGAAAGTTCTAAAAGTGTAATTGAAGAGTTAAAAAATATTGGAATTGATGTTATAATGTTAACTGGTGACAACGAAAGAACAGCTAAAGCTATAGCTAAAGAGGTAGGAGTTACAAGAGTGATAGCGGAGGTTTCCCCTGAGCAAAAATACTCGCAAATAAAAAAGCTTCAAATTGCAGGTAAAAAAGTTGCAATGGTGGGAGATGGAATAAATGACTCTCCAGCATTAACTCAAGCAGATATAGGAATAGCTGTTGGTGGTGGAGCTGATATAGCTTTAGAAAGTGCTGATATAGTTTTAATGAGTAAAAATATAAAAGATGTACCAAAAGCTATAGAATTAAGTAGAGCGACAATGAAAAATATAAAACAGAATCTATTTTGGGCATTTATTTATAATGGATTAGGAATACCTGTAGCAGCTGGAATATTATATCCATTCACAGGACATCTGTTAAATCCTATGATAGCAGGGGCAGCTATGGCTATGAGTTCTGTTTCTGTTGTATCGAATGCTTTAAGATTGAAATGGTTTAAATAG
- the disA gene encoding DNA integrity scanning diadenylate cyclase DisA, which translates to MNNPEFLEILSLLAPGTKLREGIYNVLDGEMGALIVVGLDSEVQKIMDGGFEINCEYTPEKLFELCKMDGAIILDSDITRIHSANVHLQPSMRFSTNESGTRHRTAQRVAKQTDKLVIAVSERKKVVTIYKGEMKHRLRSTSDLMGEASQGLNTLERYRFVLDKALGNLTILELDDLVTLYEVTVVLQRFEKVTRIFQEMNAYMTELGVDGRLVRLHLNDLIQDIESEKEDFLRDYWNYSNAPFDLDEITDRLSKLTDDELKELEKLSAVLDYGKTYSALGNRVTPKGYRILDKITKLTKRDIDKIVNNYGNLSKIQEASTEELLEIKGISKFKIKAIQTGLKRLKVTVELEK; encoded by the coding sequence ATGAATAACCCAGAATTCTTAGAGATTCTTTCTCTTTTGGCTCCAGGGACAAAGTTAAGAGAGGGGATATATAACGTTTTAGATGGTGAAATGGGAGCTTTAATAGTTGTCGGTTTAGATTCTGAAGTTCAGAAAATAATGGATGGTGGATTTGAAATAAATTGTGAATATACACCAGAAAAACTATTTGAACTTTGTAAAATGGATGGAGCTATAATATTAGACTCTGATATAACAAGAATACACTCTGCAAATGTACATTTGCAACCAAGTATGAGATTTTCTACAAATGAGAGTGGAACAAGACATAGGACCGCTCAAAGAGTAGCTAAACAAACAGATAAGTTAGTTATAGCTGTATCAGAAAGAAAAAAAGTTGTAACAATATATAAAGGCGAAATGAAGCATAGACTTAGAAGTACTTCAGATTTAATGGGAGAAGCTTCTCAAGGACTAAATACATTAGAGCGTTATCGTTTTGTTTTAGATAAAGCTTTAGGAAACTTAACAATTCTTGAATTAGATGATTTAGTAACATTGTATGAAGTAACTGTTGTGCTTCAAAGATTTGAAAAGGTAACAAGAATATTCCAAGAGATGAATGCCTATATGACAGAATTAGGAGTAGATGGAAGACTTGTTAGATTACATCTAAACGATTTAATTCAGGATATTGAAAGTGAAAAAGAGGATTTCTTAAGAGATTATTGGAATTACTCAAATGCTCCTTTTGATTTAGATGAGATAACAGATAGATTATCTAAACTTACAGATGATGAATTAAAAGAGTTAGAAAAATTATCAGCAGTATTAGATTATGGAAAAACATATTCAGCTTTAGGAAATAGAGTGACACCAAAAGGATATAGAATTTTAGATAAAATAACAAAATTAACGAAGAGAGATATAGATAAAATAGTAAATAATTATGGTAACTTATCTAAAATTCAAGAAGCTTCAACTGAAGAACTTTTAGAAATTAAAGGTATCAGTAAATTTAAAATAAAAGCTATTCAAACAGGTTTAAAAAGATTGAAAGTAACTGTTGAATTAGAAAAGTAA
- the radA gene encoding DNA repair protein RadA, whose protein sequence is MAKAKSFYVCSECGFKTIKWMGKCDGCGEWGTFEEEIEISPIAAKSIKSSTNSLVNIQEKVVSFANVQLEKNFRYKTKISEFDRILGGGLVKGEVVLITGNPGIGKSTLLLQTAKEYTEYGDVLYVSGEESPAQIKSRGERLGIYSENLYLMSETDIQSIYEYVITKKPKIVIVDSIQTLYNSEVDSIPGTPTQIRECTLKIIELAKKNDVSFFIVGHITKDGKVAGPKLLEHMVDAVFHFEGEEGLFYRILRSLKNRFGSTNELAVFSMEDTGIHEVKNSSEFFLSERDEKNIGSMVVPVLEGTKVFLLEIQTLLTDCTIGIPKRIVQGFDRNRMQILTAIAEKRMGLHLGMKDLFINIPGGLSINDPAADLGALISIVSLYRNVAISQKIAAIGELGLRGEIRKAFFIDRRLRELEKLGFKGVYVPEANRKEIEKNSYKLKIIYLKNLEEFLERMSKDE, encoded by the coding sequence ATGGCAAAGGCAAAGAGTTTTTATGTATGTAGTGAGTGTGGATTTAAAACGATAAAGTGGATGGGTAAATGTGATGGCTGTGGAGAATGGGGAACTTTTGAAGAAGAGATTGAAATTTCACCAATTGCAGCAAAAAGCATAAAGTCATCTACAAATTCCCTTGTTAATATACAGGAAAAAGTAGTATCTTTTGCCAATGTACAATTAGAAAAAAACTTTAGATATAAAACTAAAATTTCTGAATTTGACAGGATTTTAGGTGGAGGATTAGTAAAGGGAGAGGTTGTTTTAATAACTGGAAATCCTGGTATTGGAAAATCAACACTTCTTTTACAAACAGCTAAAGAGTATACAGAGTATGGCGATGTTTTGTATGTATCTGGGGAGGAATCACCTGCTCAAATAAAGTCTAGAGGAGAGAGACTTGGAATATATTCAGAAAACTTATATTTGATGTCAGAAACTGATATCCAAAGTATATATGAGTATGTTATTACAAAAAAACCTAAAATAGTTATTGTTGATTCCATCCAAACACTGTATAATTCAGAGGTAGACTCTATTCCAGGAACACCAACTCAAATAAGAGAGTGTACTTTAAAAATAATTGAACTTGCTAAAAAGAATGATGTTTCGTTTTTTATAGTTGGTCATATAACAAAAGATGGAAAGGTAGCTGGACCAAAGTTACTTGAACATATGGTGGATGCTGTGTTTCATTTTGAAGGAGAAGAAGGGCTTTTTTACAGAATATTGAGAAGTTTGAAGAATAGATTTGGATCTACAAATGAGTTAGCAGTATTTAGTATGGAAGATACAGGGATACACGAAGTAAAGAATTCATCAGAGTTTTTTTTAAGTGAAAGAGATGAAAAGAATATAGGTAGTATGGTGGTACCAGTATTAGAAGGAACCAAAGTTTTTCTTTTGGAAATTCAAACACTGCTTACTGATTGTACTATTGGAATTCCGAAAAGAATCGTTCAGGGATTTGATAGAAATAGAATGCAAATATTAACAGCAATTGCAGAAAAAAGAATGGGATTACATTTGGGAATGAAAGATCTTTTTATAAATATACCAGGTGGACTTTCTATAAATGATCCAGCAGCTGATTTAGGAGCTCTTATATCAATTGTTTCTTTATATAGAAACGTAGCTATTAGTCAAAAAATAGCAGCTATAGGGGAGCTGGGGTTAAGAGGTGAAATTAGAAAAGCATTTTTTATAGATAGAAGATTAAGAGAACTTGAAAAACTTGGTTTTAAAGGTGTGTACGTTCCTGAGGCTAACAGAAAAGAGATTGAAAAAAATAGTTATAAATTGAAAATAATATATTTAAAAAATTTAGAAGAATTTTTAGAGAGGATGAGTAAAGATGAATAA
- the coaD gene encoding pantetheine-phosphate adenylyltransferase yields the protein MKLALYSGTFDPITKGHKEIIKRASKMCDKLIVAVLNNSTKKTLFSLEERKEMVEEVLKDIENIEVVEHSGLLANYMNEIGCKYIIRGLRAVIDYEYELSLAYGNYDISNGEIETVFIPASKEYLYVSSSVVRELALYKGKLDNYLDEVVIEKIKKRFEE from the coding sequence ATGAAATTAGCTTTATACTCAGGAACATTCGACCCAATAACAAAAGGTCATAAAGAGATAATAAAAAGAGCAAGTAAAATGTGTGATAAATTAATTGTTGCAGTTTTAAATAATAGTACAAAAAAAACTTTGTTTTCTTTAGAAGAGCGTAAAGAGATGGTAGAGGAAGTTTTAAAAGATATAGAAAATATAGAAGTAGTTGAACACAGTGGTCTTCTAGCTAATTATATGAATGAGATAGGTTGTAAGTATATAATTAGAGGATTGAGAGCAGTTATTGATTATGAGTATGAGCTATCACTGGCATATGGAAATTATGATATTTCAAATGGTGAAATTGAAACAGTTTTTATTCCAGCATCAAAAGAATATTTATATGTAAGCTCTTCAGTTGTTAGAGAATTAGCGTTATATAAAGGGAAATTAGATAATTATTTAGATGAAGTTGTAATAGAGAAGATAAAAAAAAGATTTGAGGAGTAA